The following proteins are encoded in a genomic region of Thiomicrospira sp. R3:
- a CDS encoding glycosyltransferase, with translation MKVLCITDCQDRPETELYILLNQRVEKLLVMANPNGRFYPLLLAHGVEVQPIQIKSRFDRPATELIRQTLIMNSVDIVHAFNTRAVACMLRAGKKSSAKLLAYRGVTTGVGYLRPESWHTFLSPRLDGVMCVAEAIRQALIGTRFLGFKFPVHKAKTIRKGHNPQWYAGDAVLPVSYGVPEGALTLCCIARNSLKKGVLTLVEAFALLDKALNAHLVLVGSIDKNTVLKQKIEQAGLVDRVHFTGYRNDAIQIIRGCDVLVSASQSGEGLPRVAIEAMCVGTPVVATDSGGTREVVLDGQTGLLVKKGAAADLAQAVARVLGDAGLRSRLSVQGLRFVSTELTPERTADEVIGWYQQLFEH, from the coding sequence CGAATCCGAATGGTCGTTTTTATCCCTTGTTATTGGCGCATGGGGTTGAGGTTCAGCCGATTCAAATTAAGTCGCGGTTTGATAGGCCAGCAACCGAATTGATTAGGCAGACCCTGATAATGAATTCGGTTGATATTGTTCATGCGTTTAATACGCGTGCGGTTGCATGTATGCTGCGGGCGGGTAAAAAGTCCAGTGCCAAGTTATTGGCATATCGTGGCGTTACCACAGGCGTAGGCTATTTGCGCCCGGAGTCTTGGCATACATTTCTCAGCCCACGTTTGGATGGGGTGATGTGTGTCGCGGAGGCAATTCGTCAGGCTTTGATAGGCACGCGGTTTTTAGGGTTTAAGTTCCCTGTCCATAAAGCGAAAACAATTCGTAAAGGCCATAACCCGCAGTGGTATGCGGGCGATGCGGTTTTGCCTGTCAGTTATGGGGTGCCAGAAGGTGCGTTAACCTTGTGTTGTATTGCGCGCAATAGTCTAAAAAAAGGGGTGTTGACCTTGGTCGAGGCTTTTGCGTTGCTGGATAAAGCGCTCAATGCGCATTTGGTGTTGGTAGGGTCGATTGACAAAAATACAGTTTTAAAGCAAAAAATTGAACAAGCAGGCCTGGTGGATCGGGTTCATTTTACCGGTTACCGTAATGATGCCATTCAGATAATTCGTGGGTGCGATGTGTTGGTGTCTGCTTCGCAGAGTGGTGAGGGCTTGCCGCGCGTTGCGATTGAAGCTATGTGTGTGGGTACGCCTGTGGTGGCTACCGATTCCGGAGGCACCCGTGAGGTGGTGTTGGATGGGCAAACGGGATTGTTAGTTAAGAAGGGTGCAGCGGCTGATTTGGCTCAGGCGGTCGCACGGGTTTTGGGCGATGCAGGTTTACGTAGTCGATTGTCGGTGCAGGGATTAAGGTTTGTGAGTACCGAGTTAACGCCTGAGCGTACCGCAGATGAAGTAATAGGGTGGTACCAGCAGCTTTTTGAGCATTAA
- a CDS encoding antibiotic biosynthesis monooxygenase: MSSRIYCNAQFLPKPGKEAELFKILQSLEPNTLREDGCIEYRVTRQLKSPFAQGTSFPIVFQEIWQDLTSFEAHCQRQEIQHFFQTTCLAEDGLVEKWNVCIYTDEPENYDKPKI; this comes from the coding sequence ATGTCGAGTAGAATTTATTGCAATGCACAGTTTTTACCCAAACCTGGAAAAGAAGCCGAGTTATTCAAAATACTGCAATCACTAGAACCCAATACCTTGCGCGAAGACGGCTGTATCGAATACCGTGTTACCCGCCAATTGAAAAGCCCTTTTGCCCAAGGCACCAGTTTCCCGATCGTTTTCCAAGAAATCTGGCAAGACCTCACCAGCTTCGAGGCCCACTGTCAGCGCCAAGAAATCCAACACTTCTTCCAAACCACCTGCCTAGCCGAAGACGGCCTAGTAGAAAAATGGAATGTATGTATCTATACAGACGAGCCAGAGAATTATGACAAACCCAAAATATAA
- a CDS encoding superoxide dismutase, protein MSFTLPDLNYDYNALATAIDAQTMEIHHTKHHNTYITNLNNAIAGTDNEGKDLLDLIHNAGSISPAVRNNGGGHWNHSFFWNLMTPDSMGAPTGDLADDIKNTFGDFDNFKAQFAQAGLTRFGSGWAWLIVNAEGKLQITSTPNQDNPLMDVADVKGSPILGLDVWEHAYYLRYQNRRPDYINAWWDIVDWNKVAELYQTNK, encoded by the coding sequence ATGAGCTTTACACTACCCGATCTAAACTATGACTACAACGCACTAGCAACTGCAATTGATGCACAAACCATGGAAATCCACCATACCAAACATCACAATACCTACATCACTAATCTAAACAATGCAATTGCAGGTACGGATAATGAAGGTAAAGACCTTCTAGATTTAATTCATAATGCGGGTAGCATTTCACCTGCGGTCAGAAACAACGGCGGCGGACATTGGAACCACAGTTTTTTTTGGAATCTAATGACTCCTGACAGCATGGGTGCGCCAACTGGTGATCTTGCAGATGATATAAAAAATACGTTTGGTGATTTTGATAACTTCAAAGCACAATTCGCCCAAGCAGGCTTAACCCGCTTTGGTTCAGGCTGGGCTTGGTTAATCGTTAATGCTGAAGGTAAGTTACAAATCACCTCGACACCCAACCAGGACAACCCACTAATGGACGTCGCTGACGTTAAAGGCTCACCAATACTTGGTTTAGATGTATGGGAACATGCCTACTACCTACGTTATCAAAACCGTCGTCCGGACTATATTAACGCGTGGTGGGACATTGTAGACTGGAACAAGGTCGCTGAACTTTACCAAACCAATAAATAA
- a CDS encoding form I ribulose bisphosphate carboxylase large subunit: MANQTFNAGVQDYKLTYWTPDYTPLDTDLLACFKVIPQAGVPREEAAAAVAAESSTGTWTTVWTDLLTDMEFYKGRCYRIEEVPGNKDAFYAFIAYPLDLFEEGSVVNVLTSLVGNVFGFKAVRSLRLEDIRFPIAYIKTCGGPPAGIQVERDRLNKYGRPMLGCTIKPKLGLSAKNYGRAVYECLRGGLDLTKDDENINSQPFQRWRDRFSFVADAINKAEAETGEVKGHYLNVTAATCEDMMERAEYAKELGTRIIMHDFLTGGFTANTSLANWCRKNGMLLHIHRAMHAVIDRNPNHGIHFRVLAKCLRLSGGDHLHTGTVVGKLEGDRASTLGFVDQLREAFVPEDRSRGIFFDQDWGSMPGVFAVASGGIHVWHMPALVNIFGDDSVLQFGGGTQGHPGGNAAGAAANRVALEACVKARNEGRELEREGGDILRDAARYSPELAVALETWKEIKFEFDTVDKLDT, from the coding sequence ATGGCAAATCAAACATTTAATGCCGGTGTACAGGATTACAAGTTAACCTATTGGACACCGGATTACACTCCACTTGACACAGACCTATTGGCTTGTTTCAAAGTTATTCCACAAGCAGGCGTTCCACGTGAAGAAGCCGCTGCGGCAGTCGCTGCAGAGTCTTCAACGGGTACTTGGACTACTGTTTGGACTGACTTGTTAACAGACATGGAGTTCTACAAAGGTCGTTGCTACAGAATTGAAGAGGTGCCTGGTAATAAAGATGCATTCTATGCATTCATCGCTTACCCACTAGACCTTTTCGAAGAAGGTTCAGTTGTAAACGTATTGACCTCTTTAGTTGGTAACGTATTCGGCTTTAAAGCAGTGCGCTCTTTACGTCTTGAAGATATCCGTTTCCCAATCGCTTACATTAAAACTTGTGGTGGCCCGCCTGCTGGTATCCAAGTTGAGCGTGATCGTTTAAACAAATACGGTCGTCCTATGTTGGGTTGTACTATCAAGCCAAAGTTAGGCTTGTCAGCTAAGAACTACGGTCGTGCTGTTTATGAGTGTTTGCGTGGTGGTTTGGATTTAACCAAAGACGACGAAAACATTAACTCGCAGCCTTTCCAGCGTTGGAGAGATCGTTTCTCATTTGTTGCTGATGCAATTAATAAAGCTGAAGCTGAAACTGGCGAAGTTAAAGGTCATTACCTAAACGTAACGGCTGCAACTTGTGAAGACATGATGGAGCGTGCTGAATATGCTAAAGAGCTAGGCACGCGTATCATTATGCATGACTTCCTGACCGGTGGGTTCACAGCTAACACGTCACTGGCTAACTGGTGTCGTAAGAACGGCATGTTGTTACACATTCACCGTGCAATGCACGCTGTAATTGACCGTAACCCTAATCACGGTATCCATTTCCGCGTACTCGCTAAGTGCTTACGTTTGTCAGGTGGTGATCACTTGCACACCGGTACTGTTGTTGGTAAGTTGGAAGGTGATCGTGCTTCTACTTTAGGTTTTGTTGATCAGCTCCGTGAAGCGTTCGTTCCTGAAGATCGTTCACGCGGTATCTTCTTCGATCAAGACTGGGGTTCAATGCCTGGCGTGTTCGCAGTAGCATCTGGTGGTATCCACGTATGGCACATGCCAGCGTTGGTTAACATCTTTGGTGATGACTCAGTTCTTCAGTTCGGTGGTGGTACGCAAGGTCACCCAGGTGGTAACGCAGCGGGTGCCGCAGCTAACCGTGTAGCCTTGGAAGCTTGTGTTAAAGCACGTAACGAAGGTCGTGAACTAGAGCGTGAAGGTGGAGACATTCTTCGTGATGCAGCACGTTATAGCCCAGAGCTTGCAGTTGCACTAGAAACTTGGAAAGAAATTAAGTTTGAATTCGACACTGTCGATAAACTTGACACTTAA
- a CDS encoding ribulose bisphosphate carboxylase small subunit: MSVMASGDFRTTRTYETFSFLPPLTQDEIYAQIVYMINQGWAPSLEHDTPENGGAYYWGMWKLPFFGMRDPNLVLAELEECKRAYPDHMIRIVGYDNYTQCKGHEFVVYRPRGL, translated from the coding sequence ATGTCAGTAATGGCTTCAGGTGATTTCCGCACTACGCGCACCTATGAAACTTTTTCGTTCTTGCCGCCTTTAACACAAGACGAAATTTATGCACAAATCGTTTATATGATTAACCAAGGCTGGGCGCCTTCTCTTGAGCATGATACTCCAGAGAATGGTGGTGCTTACTATTGGGGTATGTGGAAACTGCCTTTCTTCGGTATGCGTGACCCTAACTTGGTCCTAGCTGAACTTGAAGAGTGTAAGCGTGCTTATCCTGATCACATGATCCGCATCGTTGGTTATGACAACTATACTCAGTGCAAAGGTCACGAGTTTGTTGTTTACCGTCCACGTGGTCTGTAA
- a CDS encoding CsoS2 family carboxysome shell protein: MSDNTQALSGRALSRARRQALTKGKGAKIDYAALAQSTSAPVKSSAPARSEPTFAPSSPARSFDVNPQQAILSAGRKASIERRKQQVKGNSSNTTKPTRQPRKPIEPVIEASSAQAVANVERGFVPPMSANTNRAKVNPVKSSATNQPKGRLIARSYRKAACEGKAKLQAKMSQNSALTCIATSMDPDASCRDIARQIREQRATQGKVKATTSMRPSGRMSKKSESNSPSKVGFAMTSHEQEVSGTVLANTHKMTGSQAGSCRVISGTEYTGPDEYQAKCSFKPDPSIRKVAMTSTISGRTVSGTEVGLSESVTGTEPGQCRHVTGTEYMPADQGEKFCGTRAPAGVSKVSQSRTARNQVVSGPSMQKREDMTGTEAGEQRHITGSQYVFNNAPIANKQTREMRSSIMSAPLKSDVSSTSAGNNVSGTNVNFNSPVTGENAGFCQSLTGSEYQSQQVRQERCGDSLTAAVKKSIESQTFNGQKITGDRAGLGGKITGASAGLCKSVTGSSYLSFDATEGCAVSKTVLKPDAQAKATQMNVGRPMTGAQPGPMGLTGAQKGVCQSVSGTAYVGSDHASALCQVSAPANMGDSDFPAMMNQVMPMMAVSMPMHNYGYVPPLQQPENIIVGSEELSEADKVVSRITGDGSDSGHSITGDSWGRDAKVSGTGGRSAKKRNVSIPGNRSAMNAGASSFRPNENPKVSDSPITGSAGNTKSGSTVTVSGGARA, translated from the coding sequence ATGAGTGATAATACTCAAGCCTTGTCCGGTCGCGCGTTATCTCGCGCGAGAAGACAAGCATTAACAAAGGGCAAAGGCGCAAAGATTGATTATGCTGCCCTTGCTCAGAGTACCTCTGCACCTGTAAAGAGTTCGGCGCCTGCGCGGAGTGAGCCAACGTTTGCTCCGTCTAGTCCCGCAAGATCATTTGATGTTAATCCTCAGCAGGCTATCTTGTCAGCCGGAAGAAAGGCATCAATTGAGCGTCGAAAACAACAGGTAAAAGGTAATTCAAGTAACACTACCAAGCCGACTCGTCAGCCTAGAAAGCCGATTGAGCCAGTTATTGAGGCGTCGTCGGCTCAAGCAGTCGCTAACGTTGAGCGTGGTTTTGTACCGCCTATGAGTGCGAATACAAACCGTGCAAAAGTTAATCCTGTAAAGTCTAGCGCAACCAATCAACCTAAAGGGCGATTAATTGCGCGTTCATACAGAAAAGCGGCTTGTGAAGGTAAGGCGAAATTGCAAGCGAAGATGAGTCAGAACAGTGCATTAACCTGTATTGCAACCTCAATGGATCCAGATGCAAGCTGTCGCGATATTGCTCGTCAAATTCGTGAGCAACGTGCTACTCAGGGTAAGGTTAAAGCTACTACTTCTATGCGCCCGTCAGGTCGTATGTCAAAAAAGTCCGAGAGCAACTCACCAAGTAAGGTTGGGTTTGCGATGACGTCTCATGAACAAGAAGTAAGTGGTACTGTTTTAGCGAATACGCATAAAATGACTGGCTCGCAAGCCGGTTCATGTCGTGTAATTTCTGGAACAGAATATACAGGTCCTGATGAATATCAGGCAAAATGCAGTTTTAAACCTGATCCATCTATACGGAAGGTAGCGATGACATCAACAATTTCGGGTAGAACAGTAAGTGGCACTGAAGTAGGCTTGTCTGAGTCAGTGACGGGTACTGAACCTGGTCAATGTCGTCATGTAACCGGTACTGAGTATATGCCTGCTGATCAGGGTGAAAAGTTTTGTGGTACAAGAGCGCCTGCGGGTGTATCAAAAGTCAGTCAGTCACGTACAGCAAGGAATCAAGTGGTTTCTGGTCCTTCAATGCAAAAACGTGAAGACATGACGGGTACTGAAGCAGGTGAGCAGCGTCATATTACAGGCAGTCAATATGTGTTCAACAATGCACCTATTGCCAATAAGCAAACTCGTGAAATGCGCAGCTCAATTATGTCAGCACCCCTAAAGAGTGATGTAAGCTCTACAAGCGCTGGCAATAATGTGTCAGGTACTAACGTAAATTTTAATTCGCCTGTTACAGGAGAAAATGCTGGTTTTTGCCAAAGTTTAACTGGCAGTGAGTATCAATCCCAGCAAGTTCGTCAAGAACGATGCGGTGATTCACTGACTGCGGCAGTCAAAAAAAGCATTGAATCGCAAACTTTCAACGGTCAAAAGATTACTGGCGACCGTGCAGGTCTCGGTGGTAAGATTACTGGGGCAAGTGCAGGTTTGTGTAAGAGTGTAACAGGCTCGTCTTATTTAAGTTTTGATGCTACGGAAGGTTGTGCTGTTAGCAAAACAGTACTTAAGCCTGATGCACAAGCTAAAGCAACTCAAATGAATGTTGGACGGCCGATGACGGGCGCTCAACCAGGCCCTATGGGGTTGACAGGTGCACAAAAGGGTGTTTGTCAATCAGTGAGCGGTACAGCTTATGTAGGTTCTGATCATGCTTCAGCTTTGTGTCAGGTGAGTGCGCCAGCCAATATGGGCGATTCAGATTTTCCAGCAATGATGAATCAAGTTATGCCTATGATGGCTGTAAGCATGCCTATGCATAATTACGGTTATGTACCTCCACTTCAGCAGCCAGAGAATATTATTGTTGGCTCTGAGGAATTAAGTGAAGCAGATAAGGTTGTTTCTAGAATAACTGGCGATGGTTCAGATAGTGGGCATTCCATTACTGGCGATTCGTGGGGTAGAGATGCCAAAGTCAGCGGAACGGGAGGGCGTTCGGCTAAAAAGCGTAATGTTTCGATTCCTGGAAATCGTTCAGCAATGAATGCAGGGGCAAGCAGCTTTAGACCAAACGAGAACCCAAAAGTATCAGACAGCCCGATTACAGGTTCTGCAGGAAACACCAAAAGTGGTTCCACTGTAACCGTGTCAGGCGGTGCTAGAGCTTAA
- a CDS encoding carboxysome peptide A, whose translation MKIMLVDKAIVSTNRIPTMDHKPLLVVRDKPGSTPMVAVDAVGCKPGDWVLCVGSSAARDATGTKAYPSDLTIVGIVDYWEAE comes from the coding sequence ATGAAAATAATGTTGGTTGATAAAGCTATTGTCTCAACGAATCGTATTCCCACAATGGATCATAAGCCATTGTTAGTGGTCAGAGATAAGCCAGGTAGTACACCTATGGTGGCGGTAGATGCCGTAGGTTGTAAGCCGGGTGACTGGGTTTTGTGTGTTGGTTCATCTGCAGCAAGAGATGCTACCGGAACTAAGGCTTATCCCAGTGACCTTACTATTGTTGGTATTGTTGATTACTGGGAGGCTGAATAG
- a CDS encoding carboxysome peptide B — translation MEIHQVTHNLILTSRLDNLGHLPVKVLRSVSGSRLAAVDPIGCKVGEWVFTIANSAARTASGDEKTLTDLTISGIIDNWVMD, via the coding sequence GTGGAAATTCATCAGGTAACGCATAATCTTATTTTGACTAGCCGTTTAGATAATTTGGGACATTTACCTGTTAAAGTTTTAAGAAGTGTATCCGGTAGTCGTTTAGCTGCTGTTGACCCTATCGGATGTAAAGTTGGCGAGTGGGTTTTTACCATTGCTAACTCTGCAGCTCGCACAGCTTCCGGTGATGAGAAAACCTTAACGGATCTTACTATCAGCGGAATTATTGATAACTGGGTAATGGATTAG
- a CDS encoding BMC domain-containing protein — MSTEYGIALGMIETRGLVPAIEAADAMTKAAEVRLVSRDFVGGGYVTVMVRGETGAVNAAVRAGADACERVGDGLVAAHIIARPHKEVEPVLNGNLVQA, encoded by the coding sequence ATGTCAACTGAATATGGTATTGCTTTAGGTATGATCGAAACGCGTGGTTTAGTTCCAGCTATTGAAGCAGCTGATGCGATGACTAAAGCGGCCGAAGTACGTTTAGTATCTCGTGACTTCGTTGGTGGGGGTTATGTAACAGTTATGGTTCGTGGTGAAACGGGTGCGGTAAACGCAGCTGTTCGTGCTGGTGCTGATGCGTGTGAGCGCGTTGGTGACGGTTTGGTTGCAGCACATATCATCGCTCGTCCGCATAAAGAAGTTGAACCGGTTCTTAACGGTAACCTTGTTCAAGCTTAA
- a CDS encoding BMC domain-containing protein — translation MGQEYGIALGMIETRGLVPAIEAADAMTKAAEVRLITREFVGGGYVTIMVRGETGAVNAAVRAGADACERVGDGLVAAHIIARPHKEVEPVLVAGLSPATRL, via the coding sequence ATGGGACAAGAATACGGTATTGCGTTAGGTATGATCGAAACGCGTGGTTTAGTGCCTGCTATTGAAGCAGCTGACGCGATGACTAAAGCAGCAGAAGTACGTTTAATTACTCGTGAATTCGTTGGTGGTGGTTATGTCACTATTATGGTTCGCGGTGAAACGGGTGCGGTAAACGCAGCTGTTCGTGCTGGTGCAGATGCGTGTGAACGTGTTGGTGACGGCCTAGTTGCTGCTCATATTATTGCTCGCCCTCACAAAGAAGTTGAGCCGGTATTAGTTGCGGGTCTTAGCCCAGCTACCCGTCTGTAA
- a CDS encoding ferritin-like domain-containing protein, translating into MTYQKQARASVMAGVGQYARPEMRSMGTMNPQVLGFLGRAMSLEFSAAQQYLAHAALCQKRTENDFAEQFVQLANEEFRHASELTERMVDHGALPSGSILSPAKPAFNIIEALSICELNELQLINLYEQAYALSSNLSMVADAELFGRLYEEEVAQLNRIRHWSADYMARMHAPQPMARGLV; encoded by the coding sequence ATGACTTATCAGAAACAAGCTAGAGCTAGTGTAATGGCCGGTGTAGGTCAGTACGCTAGACCAGAGATGCGTTCAATGGGGACAATGAACCCCCAGGTACTTGGCTTTCTCGGGCGTGCGATGAGTCTTGAGTTTAGTGCTGCTCAACAATATCTTGCTCATGCTGCGCTTTGTCAGAAGCGCACTGAAAATGATTTTGCAGAACAATTTGTACAGCTTGCAAATGAAGAGTTTCGTCATGCTTCAGAGTTAACTGAGCGCATGGTTGATCATGGTGCCTTACCTTCGGGTTCAATATTAAGTCCAGCAAAGCCTGCATTTAATATTATAGAAGCCTTATCAATCTGTGAGCTTAATGAACTGCAGCTAATTAATCTTTATGAGCAAGCTTACGCACTCAGCTCGAATCTGAGTATGGTGGCTGACGCTGAATTATTTGGTCGCTTATACGAAGAGGAAGTGGCTCAATTAAACCGTATTCGCCATTGGTCAGCTGATTATATGGCAAGAATGCATGCACCTCAGCCTATGGCCAGAGGACTTGTATGA
- a CDS encoding SulP family inorganic anion transporter: MLAIINVIAQVMSNAAIEKIVPLKRKCDSNNSLLSIWVCSMGSSFFGGMAYLGGLDKSSTNRLACSYTKLSVLVVALVITFFVINIQYLDFLPKFVLELFEGLLIALAVHALINFVIF; this comes from the coding sequence ATGTTGGCTATTATCAATGTTATTGCGCAGGTAATGAGTAATGCAGCCATTGAAAAAATAGTTCCTTTAAAACGTAAGTGCGATAGTAATAACAGCTTGTTATCGATTTGGGTTTGTAGTATGGGGTCGAGCTTTTTCGGCGGTATGGCTTACCTGGGTGGACTGGACAAGAGTTCCACTAATCGTTTAGCCTGTTCGTATACCAAGCTGTCTGTTTTAGTGGTTGCATTGGTGATCACCTTTTTCGTCATTAATATTCAATACCTTGATTTTCTTCCAAAGTTTGTGCTTGAGCTCTTTGAGGGACTGCTGATTGCATTAGCTGTTCATGCACTTATTAATTTTGTGATTTTTTAA
- a CDS encoding sodium-dependent bicarbonate transport family permease, translated as MGLDAILIPAILFFALGVFAKIIKSDLKFPDGLSKGLSLYLLIAIGLKGGAELANAELGLAIKSIIWAIVLGFLTPVIGYMILRFRDKIDRMNAAAITAHYGSVSAGTFLTAIAFLDVSGIEYETYPIIMMVVMETPAIIIGLLLAALARRQLQQLDGSEAVSTPWKSLLHEALTNGSVVLLIGAMFIGAISSPEAMEKVYPFSHGIFMGVLCLFLLDLGMEAARRMKAFKEVGVTLVAFGIIMPLIGGTIGMVVAASFLGFSVGGTFLVAILGASASYIAVPPAMRMGVPEANPSYYLTLSLGVTFPFNVLVGIPLFYNLSIWYIG; from the coding sequence ATGGGTTTAGATGCGATATTAATACCGGCTATATTGTTTTTTGCTTTGGGTGTGTTTGCCAAGATTATAAAATCGGATTTAAAGTTTCCTGATGGCTTGTCAAAAGGCTTATCGCTTTATCTTTTGATAGCTATTGGTCTTAAGGGGGGTGCTGAGCTTGCTAACGCTGAGTTGGGTTTGGCTATTAAATCTATCATTTGGGCTATAGTGCTAGGATTCTTAACCCCTGTTATTGGTTATATGATCCTAAGGTTTCGCGATAAAATTGACAGAATGAATGCGGCGGCGATTACCGCCCATTATGGTTCGGTGAGTGCAGGGACATTTCTTACTGCTATTGCGTTTTTAGATGTCAGCGGCATTGAGTATGAAACCTATCCTATTATTATGATGGTGGTGATGGAGACTCCTGCCATTATCATTGGTTTGTTATTAGCCGCATTGGCACGTCGCCAATTGCAGCAGCTGGATGGCTCTGAAGCTGTCTCAACTCCTTGGAAGTCGCTGTTGCATGAGGCGTTAACCAATGGCAGTGTTGTTCTACTCATCGGCGCGATGTTTATTGGTGCGATTTCAAGCCCTGAAGCGATGGAAAAGGTTTATCCTTTCTCTCATGGAATCTTTATGGGTGTATTATGTTTGTTCTTGCTGGATTTAGGAATGGAAGCAGCGAGACGTATGAAGGCGTTTAAAGAGGTGGGTGTTACCCTAGTCGCCTTTGGTATCATTATGCCATTAATCGGTGGAACGATTGGAATGGTGGTTGCAGCAAGTTTCCTCGGCTTTAGTGTAGGTGGCACATTTTTAGTAGCTATTTTAGGTGCAAGTGCGTCTTATATTGCTGTACCGCCTGCTATGCGTATGGGGGTGCCTGAAGCGAATCCATCTTATTACCTTACCTTGTCATTGGGGGTTACCTTCCCTTTCAACGTTTTGGTAGGAATTCCCTTATTTTACAACTTATCAATTTGGTATATAGGTTAA
- a CDS encoding LysR family transcriptional regulator, which yields MAIAQTKLEEKNISNYLVRHLTLRQIQVFEAVARYQSFTKAAEALYLTQPTVSTQIKSFQESLGVSLYEQIGRNIYLTEVGEQVAIACREILDNLSNLEIKLNDFKGKRKGRLRIAAVTSAKYFLPLALGEFVKSYPEIELEFTVCNRDTLLKRIEKNLDDLYIMGQKPPSSFDVVDIPFTPNPLVLIAHQDHPLVGQRNIALSEIAKQPILMREIGSGTRSAVEDKFSQAGLKLNVRLTLESTETIKQAVFAHLGIAVVPMHSVYLDGAKGPISILDVEGFPLEKELNIVYPTGKSLSIIASAFLDLLQEKGAQYFQQPRE from the coding sequence TTGGCTATTGCTCAAACCAAGTTAGAAGAAAAAAATATTTCTAACTATTTGGTGCGTCACCTAACCCTTCGGCAAATTCAGGTGTTTGAGGCAGTAGCACGTTATCAAAGTTTTACTAAAGCTGCCGAGGCTTTATATTTAACGCAACCAACGGTTTCAACACAAATCAAGAGTTTTCAGGAGTCGTTGGGGGTATCGCTTTATGAGCAAATTGGCCGAAATATTTATCTTACTGAGGTGGGTGAACAGGTTGCGATAGCCTGTCGTGAAATTTTGGACAACTTATCTAATCTCGAAATCAAATTAAATGACTTTAAGGGTAAACGCAAAGGGCGTTTAAGAATTGCTGCGGTAACGAGCGCAAAATATTTTTTGCCACTTGCTTTGGGTGAGTTTGTTAAGAGTTACCCTGAGATTGAATTAGAGTTTACCGTTTGCAATCGAGATACGCTTTTGAAGCGGATTGAAAAAAACCTTGATGATCTTTATATAATGGGCCAAAAGCCACCAAGTAGTTTTGATGTGGTTGATATACCTTTCACACCTAACCCATTGGTGCTGATAGCCCATCAAGATCACCCTCTAGTTGGACAGCGAAATATTGCGCTTTCTGAGATCGCCAAGCAACCTATTTTAATGCGTGAAATCGGGTCTGGCACACGTTCAGCTGTAGAGGATAAGTTTAGTCAAGCGGGATTAAAATTAAATGTACGTTTGACCCTCGAGAGTACGGAAACCATAAAACAAGCTGTATTTGCCCATTTAGGTATTGCAGTGGTGCCTATGCACTCAGTTTATTTAGATGGCGCCAAAGGTCCGATATCTATTTTGGATGTTGAAGGCTTTCCACTTGAAAAAGAGTTAAATATTGTTTATCCAACAGGTAAGTCTTTATCGATCATTGCAAGTGCTTTTTTAGATTTGTTACAGGAGAAGGGTGCGCAATATTTTCAGCAGCCAAGAGAATAA
- a CDS encoding SgcJ/EcaC family oxidoreductase: MRSQPIQITGTPGIDYSKQNRVSLNSALRNPSEAITGVSMRPIDTPSAVEKNFCAPVDEKLATELFKKWNDALQTGNPKAVAELYSDDAVLLPTVSNLARTNLVEIEDYFSHFLEKKPYGTIIQRNVKKGCNKLTDAGIYSFRLTDSSGTKDVSARYTFVYEHRNGDWKIAHHHSSVMPE, from the coding sequence ATGAGATCTCAACCAATCCAAATTACCGGTACGCCCGGCATTGACTATAGCAAACAAAATCGTGTAAGTTTAAATAGTGCTTTACGTAACCCTTCTGAAGCGATCACCGGAGTGTCTATGCGTCCTATTGATACGCCTTCAGCGGTAGAAAAAAACTTTTGTGCACCGGTAGATGAAAAGCTAGCAACGGAATTGTTTAAAAAATGGAATGATGCGTTGCAAACAGGTAACCCAAAAGCGGTTGCTGAACTTTATTCTGATGACGCGGTACTTTTGCCGACGGTTTCAAATTTAGCGCGTACTAATCTTGTCGAGATTGAAGATTATTTTTCACATTTTCTAGAAAAAAAGCCATACGGCACAATTATTCAGCGTAATGTAAAAAAAGGCTGTAACAAGTTGACGGATGCAGGCATTTATTCATTCCGTTTGACCGATAGTAGCGGTACTAAAGATGTGTCTGCACGCTATACATTTGTTTATGAGCATCGCAATGGTGATTGGAAAATTGCGCATCATCACTCGTCGGTTATGCCTGAGTAA